DNA from Rhodopirellula bahusiensis:
CGCGGTCTCAGCAGTCGCCGCAACGGATGAATCCGCCGATTCGGACGACGCGGATTTGTCGCCTGAATTGTTGGCGTTGCAACAACCCTTCGTCGGTCGATGGAACGGGTTGGTCAGCACGACGAACTGGGAAAAGGGACGCATCATCAGCCAATGGCGTGCGGCTTTGATCGAAGCTGGTGCTCCTTCGACGGAATACTCCGACGAAGCTTGGGCCTCTCGCGTTGGAGGTGTCACAGCACCCCACGTGGGGCGTTTGCGTCGCGTCTTCGATCGTTTCGCTGACGATCAGCCGAAGTACGAAGGTTTGTACTGGTCGCACTTCTTGGCGGCATTGGACTGGGATGACGCGGCACTTTGGTTGCAAGGAGCCGTGGAAGAGAAGTGGTCGGTTTCGAACATGCGAGACAAACGTTGGAAGGCCAACGGCGAAGTCGAGTCGCAACGCCCAACCGCCAGCCAGGTGATGGACGTCGATTTGGACGAAGACCAACCGATGAGCGATGCCGAATTGGGCACCGCGCCTGCTCAGGGCGACGACACGACGCGGGACTACGATGGCGACACCGATGGTGTCCAAGGTCCGACGTACGAAGGTCCTGATTTTGGCGAAGAGGAAGAGCTGAACAAGCTCGGTGAGTCCGGGCGTGAAGAGGGCGAAGCCGGATTGGCGACGGAAACACCGCCGTCACCCTTGCAACCTTTCGCAGGTTTGCCAGAATTACCCGATGATCTCAGCGACGTCGTGGAACAACTGAAGTTGTCGATCCTGCGGCACAAGTCCGCTGGGTTCAACGACGTCTCGCCCGACGTGATCCGCCGCTATCTCGAAGCGGTTGCACTCCTGATTGAATCGTAGCCATCGACACGACTTCTGAAATCGCCAACGAAACCGAATCGCATTCCGTTGCCTCTGACCTCGCGTCGGGGCAACGGATTTTAGTTGGAATCTGCACCTACAACGAAGCCGCCAACGTCAAAACGATGTTGACGAAGATTCGCGAGGCTCTTCCAGATGCGGATTGTTTGGTCGTCGATGATGACTCGCCCGACGGGACCGCGGAAATCGCGCGACGGTACGCGGAGGAGTCCGGTGCCGGTGAATCGATCCTTGTGAAAGTTCGCAAGGACGAGCGAGGATTGGGGGGCGCCATTCGCGCGGCGATGCAGACCGCAATCGATGGGCAGTACGATTTGTTTTGCAATATGGACGCGGATCTCAGTCACGACCCAGCCGATTTGCCGCGGTTGGTGTCGACATGTTTGAAGGAGAACGCCGACGTTGTCGTTGGGTCGCGTTACATCGAAGGCGGCGCGATCGTCGGTTGGCCGTGGCGTCGCAAGGTGATGAGCGGCCTGATCAACGGGTTCACCCGAAAGTTGTTGCGGTTGCCGGTGCGTGACGCGAGCGGTTCGTACCGTTGCTATCGTGTGCGCTGTTTGGCTGGGTTGGATCCACCTCGCAATCCAAGTGATGGGTACGCGTTCATCCAAGAGGTTTTGCTGCGGCTTCATCGCGATGGAGCGAAGTGCGTCGAGGTTCCGATCACGTTCACCGAACGAGTTCACGGCACCAGCAAGCTGAATCTGAGAGAGGCGGTCCGAAGCAGCTTGACCGTGTTCCGATTGTTGGCCGCTCGGTAGGCCATGTCTCACATGGCGACCGCTACCTAACCGTAGCCGGATTCGCCAAGAATTCGGTCTGTAGGCCATGTCTCACATGGCGACCGCGCCGATGCTTTGGAACAAAGCGAGATGTGTTCTCAGATCGGTATGGCCTTGAGGTCGTGTCTGATTTGGAACGCGAAGATTGTCAGGTGGGACCTGACCTACGCGACGGCGGTCTGGATTTCGGGGATCAAATTTGCGCAACCGCTTGCGCGGCCCGGCGTCCGTGGTCGAAGGCTTCTTCGAACAAGGCAACGCCGCTGAGGTCCGACGCGGCAAAGTGGATGTTGCCGATCGATTGGCTGGCTCGCGTTCGAAGCGGATTGGAACGGCTGCCAACGGTGGGCTGGATCATCGCGTGGCCCCAGACCATGACATCCATCGCTTCGATGTGTTCGCGAATGTTGGGATGCAT
Protein-coding regions in this window:
- a CDS encoding polyprenol monophosphomannose synthase; translated protein: MLVGICTYNEAANVKTMLTKIREALPDADCLVVDDDSPDGTAEIARRYAEESGAGESILVKVRKDERGLGGAIRAAMQTAIDGQYDLFCNMDADLSHDPADLPRLVSTCLKENADVVVGSRYIEGGAIVGWPWRRKVMSGLINGFTRKLLRLPVRDASGSYRCYRVRCLAGLDPPRNPSDGYAFIQEVLLRLHRDGAKCVEVPITFTERVHGTSKLNLREAVRSSLTVFRLLAAR